A window from Nitrospira sp. encodes these proteins:
- a CDS encoding NAD-dependent epimerase/dehydratase family protein: protein MGNAKKMLVTGSSGLIGSEVCTYFAANGWTIHGVDNNGRSEFFGPSGDTRWNQRRLQAELPNFVHHELDIRDRKGVLDLLVAVRPDAIVHTAAQPSHDLAAKMPFEDFDTNAVGTMNLLEAARRHVLEAPFVHMSTNKVYGDAPNELPLVEQATRWEYGDQKDRGGITESMRIDQSKHSLFGASKVAADIMVQEYGRYFGMKTCCLRGGCLTGPNHSGVELHGFLSYLIKCNIEGKRYSIYGYKGKQVRDNIHSLDVARFIDAFIAAPRCGEVYNLGGGRGNSCSILEAFDLIKDISGKSMQYDYVEKNREGDHICYISDLSKIKSHYPGWDITKDLRTVFEEIHAAWSGRGVRQH, encoded by the coding sequence ATGGGAAATGCAAAAAAAATGCTTGTGACGGGGTCCTCGGGCCTCATCGGGTCGGAGGTGTGTACGTATTTTGCTGCCAACGGGTGGACCATCCACGGTGTTGACAATAATGGGCGGAGCGAATTTTTCGGCCCGAGCGGCGATACGCGATGGAATCAACGGCGGCTGCAGGCAGAACTTCCGAACTTCGTCCATCATGAGCTCGATATTCGCGATCGCAAGGGTGTGCTCGATCTCCTTGTCGCGGTGCGTCCCGATGCGATCGTGCATACGGCGGCCCAGCCATCGCATGATCTGGCTGCGAAGATGCCGTTCGAAGACTTTGACACCAATGCCGTCGGGACCATGAATTTGCTGGAGGCCGCCCGCCGGCACGTCCTGGAGGCGCCGTTCGTGCACATGTCTACGAACAAGGTCTATGGAGATGCTCCGAACGAGCTTCCGCTCGTTGAACAGGCCACTCGCTGGGAGTACGGGGATCAGAAGGATCGCGGCGGTATCACGGAGTCGATGCGGATAGACCAGTCCAAGCATTCGCTGTTCGGGGCTTCAAAGGTCGCGGCGGACATCATGGTGCAGGAATACGGCCGATACTTCGGGATGAAGACCTGCTGTTTGCGCGGGGGCTGCCTCACCGGCCCCAATCATTCCGGCGTCGAACTCCATGGCTTTCTCAGCTATCTGATCAAATGCAATATCGAAGGTAAGCGGTACTCCATATATGGATACAAGGGAAAGCAGGTTCGCGACAATATCCATTCGCTCGATGTGGCGAGATTCATCGATGCCTTCATCGCGGCGCCACGGTGCGGAGAAGTGTATAACCTCGGCGGAGGCAGAGGGAACAGTTGTTCGATCCTTGAAGCGTTCGATCTCATTAAGGATATTTCTGGAAAAAGCATGCAGTACGATTACGTGGAGAAGAATCGTGAAGGGGATCATATCTGTTACATCAGCGATCTCAGCAAGATTAAGTCCCACTATCCCGGTTGGGACATCACGAAAGACCTCAGGACAGTGTTCGAAGAAATTCATGCTGCTTGGTCCGGTCGAGGGGTCCGCCAGCATTAA
- a CDS encoding glycosyltransferase family 4 protein, which produces MKIVHVTTEDISGGAARAAHRLHTGLRKMGHDSSMFVANRRSKDPHVTAFDASMDWASRVRRRIRREQITRDFARYAASRPAGFEIFSDDRSEFGSDVVAHLPACDVLNLHWIARYVDYEAWFSAVPKRTPVVWRMADMNPITGGCHVDEGCGRFLTGCGACPQLGSTNQDDLSSQVWRRKQKTFDGVEARRLHLVALNRWMKGNLANHPFLQKFPVTIIPNGVDTDMFAPRDRRFAREILGLPQDATILLFIAVMAEMPYKGFPMLAQALAGLSDVKNLCVVSVGIGKPELGTPIPHAHLGYVTDDRVLVLAYNAADVFVVPSLYDNSPNTVLEAMACGVPVVAFETGGVPDMVQHGVTGLLAPRYDVTALRASIKELLQQAAKRESMGRKSREVALEDYTLALQTSRYAALYKSLL; this is translated from the coding sequence ATGAAAATCGTCCATGTGACCACGGAGGACATCAGCGGCGGGGCTGCCAGAGCCGCCCATCGGCTGCACACCGGACTCCGTAAAATGGGGCACGATTCGTCCATGTTTGTGGCCAATCGGCGAAGCAAGGATCCGCATGTCACGGCATTCGACGCGTCAATGGATTGGGCGAGCCGTGTCCGGCGACGAATCCGCCGCGAACAGATCACACGCGACTTTGCCCGGTACGCCGCGTCGCGGCCTGCGGGTTTCGAAATCTTCAGCGACGACCGCAGCGAATTTGGAAGCGATGTCGTCGCACATCTGCCGGCTTGCGATGTGCTGAATCTTCATTGGATCGCCAGATACGTCGACTATGAAGCGTGGTTTTCCGCTGTTCCGAAGCGAACTCCCGTGGTCTGGCGGATGGCCGATATGAATCCCATTACCGGAGGGTGCCATGTCGATGAGGGGTGCGGGCGCTTTCTGACCGGGTGCGGGGCTTGTCCTCAGCTCGGATCCACGAACCAGGACGATTTGTCCTCCCAGGTGTGGCGGCGCAAGCAGAAGACGTTTGACGGGGTAGAGGCCCGTCGGTTGCATTTAGTGGCGCTCAATCGGTGGATGAAGGGAAACCTGGCGAATCACCCGTTTCTGCAGAAGTTTCCGGTCACGATCATTCCCAATGGCGTCGATACGGACATGTTTGCCCCGCGCGATCGCCGGTTTGCTCGAGAAATACTCGGCCTTCCGCAGGATGCGACGATTCTGCTCTTCATCGCAGTCATGGCGGAAATGCCGTACAAGGGGTTTCCCATGTTGGCGCAAGCCCTGGCCGGACTCTCCGATGTGAAGAACCTCTGTGTTGTGTCGGTGGGTATCGGGAAGCCCGAGCTCGGGACCCCGATTCCGCACGCGCATTTAGGATATGTAACTGACGATCGGGTTCTTGTGCTCGCATATAATGCTGCCGATGTGTTCGTCGTTCCGTCTTTGTACGACAACTCACCGAACACCGTTCTCGAAGCCATGGCCTGCGGGGTTCCGGTGGTGGCGTTCGAGACCGGAGGGGTGCCGGATATGGTCCAGCACGGCGTGACCGGCTTGCTGGCGCCTCGCTATGACGTGACGGCGCTCAGGGCGTCTATCAAGGAGCTGTTACAGCAGGCCGCCAAGCGGGAATCGATGGGGAGGAAGAGCCGCGAGGTTGCTCTAGAGGATTACACGCTGGCACTCCAGACCAGTCGGTACGCTGCGCTATACAAGTCTCTGCTTTGA